TGAGCCCCTCCGGTTCGGCTTCGGTCCGAAGGTTGCGAGTCTTCGCGACGACGTCCGGAGCGAGCGGCGCGAGATGCCCTTCGGTGATCGCAAGCTCATCGCGCGGGAGCTCCCGCGCCTCGTGAATGAAGTGAAGCCGTTGCTCGTCACCGCGAAGAAGATCGGCGTCCGCATCGACGACGGGAAACGGTTGATCAACGGCGCCGTGGAGGCGGGGAAGCGCAAGGAGATCGAGAAGGCGGTTCGATTGATCTCGGATGCCCGCAAATCCCTCGATGTGGGCTTTATCGATTTCATCGGAGGCCAGATCGAGCGCTTCGCCTCCCAAGTGGAGGCCGCGGGACGGAGCGACGCCGCAAGCCTCGTCGGTCCCCAGCTTGAGACCGCGTTCGGGCGCCTCGAGAAACGGGAGTACGATGCCGCGTGGGCCGGCCTCCAAGCGGCGCGCGTTACGTTCCAGTCCCAAGCCAAGGAGTACACGGAAGGGCGCAAGATCCTGGAAGCGACGGAGCGCCTCCTCGCAGAGGTGCGCGCTCTCGGGATGGACTCGAAGGACGTGGACCGCCTCATCCGGCAGAGCCGCGAGGCGGGCGAACGCCGAGACCTGCCCGCGTCGCTGCGGCTCGCGCATCAGGCCCAGGAGCGTCTGCTCCAGGCCGTGCCCGAGTTCGTACAGTCGGAGATGCGCGAGGCTCGCGATCGTCTCCTCGACGTGAAGGTGCGCGGCGGAGACCTCTCGAAACCCGTGGGGATCCTCAAGGAGGCCAGCGCCCACGTGAAGAACGAAGAGTGGAGCGAGGCAATCCGGTACCTCAAGGAATTCAAGAAGGAAATCTCCCGCATCCCGGCCAAGTGAGCGGGGAAGCGATCACGCGGGCCGGACGACCTCCATCTCCCGTTCCAGCATCCGGAGTTCCTGTTCCTTCCCGGTCGCCGGGCCGCGCGAGATGAGCAGGATGTGGCGCCCCTCGGAGACCGTGTCCACGAGCCTACGAACGAATTTGAGGACCGCGTCGAAGGAGTTGTTGGACACGAGGTACTCCACCCCGTCGAGCATCACGGAACCCTGGGGGCGCTTGGCCATGAATCCTTCGATCTCGTACACGATTCGCTCCAGCGCGGGGGCGATCGTCTCCTCCTTGCTCCCTTCGCGGTCCGTGAGCCAGAGAACGCGGACGGAGTCCAGCGCGATGATCTCCCGCACGCGCTTCGGGTTCGTCCGGGTGATCAGGAGGCCGTTCTTGCCACCCTCGGCCGCCTTCAAGAAGAGGCGGTAGGCATGCTCGGGTCGATCCTCTTCGATCAGGTAGCTCCTCCCCGACCGGAGTTCGGTCGGCACCGAGGCCGCCAGCGCGGGGGCGAAGGATGCCTTCGGGGCCGCTTTGGGCTCCGACGCCGGTTCCGCCGCGCCCGTGTGGAGTACCTCCTTGGCGAGGTCCGCCGTGATGGGGCGTCCCATGAGGGAGGAGAACGCGACCACTCGGTTCAGGGCCCCTCCGAGCTCGCGCACATTGTCCTCGACGAGGTTCGCGATGTAGGTCAGCACGGCCGAGTCCACGGAGAGGTGCGCATCTTGGGCTCGCTGCCGGAGGATTTGGATCCGGGTCTCGAGGTCCGGGGCCTGGATGTTCGCCACGAGCCCCGACTCGAATCGGGACACGAGGCGCTCGTCGAGCTGGGCGATGGACTTCGGCGGCCGATCGGAAGCGAAGACCATCTGCTTCCCGCCTCCGGAGAGCTCGTCGAAGGCCTTCATGACCTCCTCCTGGAGTTCCTGCTTTCCGCTGAGGAACTGAAGGTCATCCATGAGGAGGCAGTCCAGGCCGCGGATTCGCTCTTGCATGGCGCCCGGGCCGCCCGCGGTTCGGGAGGTCTCGAGGTGCGCCGCAAACGTCTCGCCTGTGAGATAGAGGATCTTGGACTCAGGGCGGTGGCCGCGGAGGTAGTTACCCACCGCGTGGAGGAGGTGCGTCTTGCCGAGGCCGGGTCCCGAGGTGACCACGAGCGGGTTGTAGGCGTTTCCCGGCTGCTTCGCCGCGGTGACGGCGGCGCCGTAGGCGAAGCGGTTGCTCTCGCCCACGACGAAGGCGTCGAACGTGTATTGGTCGATCAGTTCTGTGTCCTGGTCGCGGGTGGGGAGCGGGCCTTCGAGGGCCTTGGCAACCTCCTCCCGGGACGGGGGCGGGGTCTCCGGGCGCAAGGCGCTCCGCTGCCGGAGGACGAGCTCGAGGACCTTCTTCGTGCGTTCCTGGGAATCGCGTTCCCGGGTGACTTCGATCTTCCGCCGTTCCTCGATTCGCTTGTAGCTCTCGATCGCATCGCGGAGGCTCTCGACCTCGGAGTCGATGTCGGGGTTGTGCAAAGGATCCTTCAGCTTTTGGCGGAGCGCGGCGGCCCGGGTCTCGAAACCCGTGGTATCCAGGCCCTTCAAGGTCTCCTCGACGGCCTCGGCCTTTCGGATTGCCTCGAGAAGCGTGAGGTAGGCACCCGTGAGCACGCCAGGGTTGCTGCTCAGCTCCGCCTCCACGGAACTCACGGCGAAGCCGGCGGCCTTCCATTCCGCGAGCTTCGCGTCGATTTCGGCCCGGTCCACCACCTGGGGGACCTTGGGTTTCTTCACGACTTTGGCGGGGCGCTCCAGAATCGCGTCCGCGTACTCCGTGACCAAGTCGTCCATGTCGATCCGCGCGTGAAGCTCAATCGTGGCCTCGTCGATGTAGGAATCCTGCCACACCCGCTTGAGTGCGGTCCGCCCCCGTTCCTGCTCCTCGCCGCGGAGGTGCAGGCTTGCCTCCGGATTCCCGGCCCGGAGCAGGATGATCCCTTCCGATCGAACGCCGTCCCGCGTCAAGACGATGCGGACGTAGCCCGAGAACGAGTACTTCTTCAGGTCGAGGAGGAGCTGCTTGAGAGCGCTGGCTCCGCCTCGCGTGGTGCGGATGAGTTTTCCTTCTGGGAGAAGAAGGTCCTGTGGCGTGGAACTTCCTCGGAGCTTCCGAAACATCCGGAAGGTCCTCTAAATAGCTTGCAACGTAGTTTCAACCGTTGAGAACACCCACGCGCCGCGGACCGCCGGCCCTGCCCCCTTCGCTCGTCGAAACCGCGAACGGCGGCGAGGTCCGCGCAGCCGTTTCCCGCCTCGAGAGTGGGCCCTGGTTGCCTCTAGGCAAAACCCCATCCGGCGACTGCCATCGGAAGGGCCACGCCAGGACCGGTTCCTCGCAACAAGGACGAAACCTTTGCATCCTCATGGATGGCTTCCAGCGCGAGGTGGAGGGAGCGCAACCCACCACGCCCGCGGCTCCGGCATCTCTGCGGTCCCCTCGCCGGCGGTGGCTTTTCCTCGTCCTTGCGGTCGTGGTCGCTGTTGTGGTTGCCTCGATTTCCGTGTACGTCCTAACGCGATCTCCGCCGACTCCCCTGGCCGTCACGGACGGCTCAACCAAGGGCGTCCTTGAGGCGAGTTTTGTGAACTACCCTTGACGAACACGTCGTTGCTGTGGTACTTCAACGCGACAACCCATGCAAACGAGAGCGGCGGTCCGACCTCGGCCCTGACCTTGCGCCTGTTCGTGGGGGCGTTCTACTGCGGGGTGTGCGGCCTCGTCGAGGTGGATGTCCACGCGTTCGTGGTGGGCGCCTTCGCCTCGAACTTGCGCTTGATCAGCCTGCGGCTCACGTACAACCAGTCCGGGCAGTCCGCGTATGCGTACGGGTGGCCGGAGCCGGGGCCGCTCAACCTTTCGTATCCGAGCCCGGGATGGTACAACCTCACGTTCCCCGGGCCGAACAACGCCACGTATGACCCGGCCCAGATGCCCCAGGTCTACGGACCCGGCTCGATGTCCCTGTCGCCATCCCTGGCGAACGAGACGGGTCAGCCCCCCTACTACGAATTCCTGTACTCCGCGTCGACCGCGACGTAGGACGGCCTGGGGGACAACACATTCCTGGGCTTCCGCGCCACGGTGACGGGCGACTTCACGCCAGCCGTGAGCGTGGGCATTCTCCTCCACGTCGTGGACCGGCCAGTGTGAGGACGGGGCAGCTTCAAGCGGAAGGCTGCTATCCTGGCAAGAGTCCTATGGTAAACTCTATTATCCCCTCGCATTTTTCCGCGATTGCCATGGCCCGGGCATTCTTCACGATGGATGATTTTGACCTGTCGGGTCGCACCGTGCTTCTCCGGGTCGACATCAACTCGCCGATAGACC
This is a stretch of genomic DNA from Thermoplasmata archaeon. It encodes these proteins:
- a CDS encoding zinc ribbon domain-containing protein produces the protein LFDLGENPPDESPDLHANEGKNIDDILASIMDGKADQPEIFETLKSVAKDHPSTKDLVVEAKPAPAPEVKEDESQFLCPVCDTPVHSDDTVCPGCGAEFSEGQATEYECPVCKAAVPAEADHCPSCGVRFAEEEEAPPPVVESSEVAPAPAAASESPAPPADAAAAKPPEPLRFGFGPKVASLRDDVRSERREMPFGDRKLIARELPRLVNEVKPLLVTAKKIGVRIDDGKRLINGAVEAGKRKEIEKAVRLISDARKSLDVGFIDFIGGQIERFASQVEAAGRSDAASLVGPQLETAFGRLEKREYDAAWAGLQAARVTFQSQAKEYTEGRKILEATERLLAEVRALGMDSKDVDRLIRQSREAGERRDLPASLRLAHQAQERLLQAVPEFVQSEMREARDRLLDVKVRGGDLSKPVGILKEASAHVKNEEWSEAIRYLKEFKKEISRIPAK
- a CDS encoding DnaA/Hda family protein, whose product is MFRKLRGSSTPQDLLLPEGKLIRTTRGGASALKQLLLDLKKYSFSGYVRIVLTRDGVRSEGIILLRAGNPEASLHLRGEEQERGRTALKRVWQDSYIDEATIELHARIDMDDLVTEYADAILERPAKVVKKPKVPQVVDRAEIDAKLAEWKAAGFAVSSVEAELSSNPGVLTGAYLTLLEAIRKAEAVEETLKGLDTTGFETRAAALRQKLKDPLHNPDIDSEVESLRDAIESYKRIEERRKIEVTRERDSQERTKKVLELVLRQRSALRPETPPPSREEVAKALEGPLPTRDQDTELIDQYTFDAFVVGESNRFAYGAAVTAAKQPGNAYNPLVVTSGPGLGKTHLLHAVGNYLRGHRPESKILYLTGETFAAHLETSRTAGGPGAMQERIRGLDCLLMDDLQFLSGKQELQEEVMKAFDELSGGGKQMVFASDRPPKSIAQLDERLVSRFESGLVANIQAPDLETRIQILRQRAQDAHLSVDSAVLTYIANLVEDNVRELGGALNRVVAFSSLMGRPITADLAKEVLHTGAAEPASEPKAAPKASFAPALAASVPTELRSGRSYLIEEDRPEHAYRLFLKAAEGGKNGLLITRTNPKRVREIIALDSVRVLWLTDREGSKEETIAPALERIVYEIEGFMAKRPQGSVMLDGVEYLVSNNSFDAVLKFVRRLVDTVSEGRHILLISRGPATGKEQELRMLEREMEVVRPA